Genomic DNA from Theobroma cacao cultivar B97-61/B2 chromosome 3, Criollo_cocoa_genome_V2, whole genome shotgun sequence:
TTTTCATCAATATAGACCTTCTACTCTTAGAAATGTGTCAAATCATGGATAGTTGCTAACACTGTAAAAGAGAGCCCTTAATGTTGCTGACATGGCCCTGATGTGGATCTGACATGTAAGTTTTGCTGATAtggaatttcaaaaaataaaaaactctcaaaaaaaaaaaatcagtgaCACATGACATTGTTAGGCCACAAGTCACCAGCACCCGGGCAAGTCCAAATCATGCCTAGAATCCCCAAATATACCACACTCCCATGTAATGTATCACAGAAACAATGTAATTTCTTGCTATGCTGCATGAGCAAATGAAATGCAAAAGCAAAGGACTAAATCTACTGCAAAAcactttctatcacattacCAGCAATCCTACAACATGGGATAACGGAAAAGGGCATAGCATCAAAGGATTGAGATTCTTATCCTATCCAGATTATTTTTTTACCAGTCATTTCAACTTCTTATCATAGCTCAACAACAACAAGACCAATAACCTCAAGTAcattgtgaaaatttgaaagatactttttttctacttttcttttgtcaagtcactacaaaaaaaaaaggtttacTAGATATTCTTGCCAAAGTCCACATCAAGATATAAGGATCTCAGGTATACTACACAGGATCACAAACAATAAATCAGTATTCAAGATTTACTTAGAACTCAACAGCACTTGAACAATATCACCTCCCTCTCAAATGCTAAACTCCTATTAGCCAATTCAATTGCCTCTGATCAAGTTTCATTTTGAGAGTCCAATTCCTTCAAGCCTCCCAACACACGCGAGCGCGCGCgcgcacacacacacacacacacacacacaaacaaaagaaaaataaaagggaaaaacaaatCAGACCTGAAACTTATATCTCATCATCAGACACCAATAATTTATCTTTGGGTTTGGAGTAATTAAAGAAGCTTACTACATGGTACAACACTTATAAAAACCATTGAATGAAACCCAGGGTTCAGTCAGGGTAAACCTTGTTATTCAATTATATTACTTAGATGCTCTCTGCTTTCTCTAATCTTCAAAATCACTataatataaacaaataacTGAACAGTTGGGATAAACCCTGAATATTGGTAGTAAAAAAACTTACATGCACAACCTCTGGTAGCTGCAGCAGATGCTTTTTTGCCTTTATCAGGACAATCTTTGGCTAAATGGCTTACACCACCACATATTTTGCAACAACCACCCTATATAGAGagcaaacaaaagaaaaaagaaattcaaggtGTCTGATTTCCTTAAGAAAAAGATTGCTGCAATGGATTGAATCATAAACCAATAAACATCCACATCATATATATGTAGTCTGCTTACCAAGAATACAAGAGACTCTGCacttataaaataaaaaacctacAAATAATTTACTCAAAAATACCTTTGGATAGACTCCATGAGTATTTTTTGGGCAGCTCTTGCTCAAATGTCCAATTTCCTTACAGATAAAACATTTGGCAAACTTAGTCCCCCCTGCAATATGGAAGAGAACAATCATCATCCATGGCAATAAATGATAAGAAGCCTCAAacacaaacaaaatataattgCCAGCgtgaaacaagttttttatcCTATGTCATTTGTAGAAAACATACATGATCCATTTACAGATGCTAATTGAGGTAGAGTTTCTCATTCTTGAGTTCCTTACAAATACAAGCCTTCTAGAACAGAAATTCCCTAGCCTAAATCATATCTTATAGTACTAAAAACTATAACAAAGTCAGTACCAAATTCATTTTGAAGATAAGCATTTGCATTTATCAAGGAACAATGAACTAAAACactaaatataataaaacagACCACTTTTGACAAAACTTTTGCTCTAAATTACacctaaattttaaaaaagtaacCACAATCATATGGTAAACTAACACTCCTAACTTTGTGCACAAGTTTATAGAATCTTGGAGAGAAAAAACCAATGTAGAGCATTCCAAGTTATAAAATCCAAAGGAGCAAAATACCATCTTGAAGAGGTTGAGGGCATTTCGATAGAGAATGTCCAGTTTCTCCACAATTATAACACAACTTTTTATCCATAACCTCAGGGCAGTTCTTCAAACTGTGTCCACGATGACGACAGAGCAAACATATCTATAAAcatcaaaagatttttttttttttaaagaaactcataaacttcaaaattaaaaaggatgAAAGTTGAAAGCAATATAAACTCTAACCGTATGTTTATCCCATTGAGCTTTTTGGGGGCAAAGCTTGGCGATATGATCTTTGGCTTTACATATATAGCAACTTTCACCAGGCTTCATGCCGGGAATTCTAAGTGGGTGTTTTCTAATCCCTTTTTTGTAGGGTTTATTAAGGTGTTTGGGCTCTTTGGACTCTTCTTTTTTGCGCTTGAACTGGCTCTTCttatatttcttcttcttcttcttgtctGGGTCTTTCGCTTGGGTTGGCTGTGGGGTCGGAAAAAGCTCAGGGTGTGCTTCTTTGTATTGCTTGCGAGCAAATTTCTGTCTTTTGTTCGCCATGTTGAATTGAAAACTGCAAATAGAGAGAAAAGGGTGTCGAGGCAGAGGCAAGGGTTTTAGGAGGGTATTTGGTTGAACGGAGAAGGTAACCAAAAAGGGTTCGCAAAGGACTTTTGATCCGCTACGGGCAaactaaattgatttttttctgtTGTCAAGTCTTATAAAACACATGCCTTGCGCGTGTTTTTTTAACCCCATCACTTCCTTTtacctttgttttttttttaatataaaaaatatattaatcaataattaaatatttaaatatttaaaataaattaataacatttTGAACAcacattttaataataaaatatctgaAATTGAATCTTATTAGTAGGATATCAAACTTTGTACATATTTCttccaaattttaaaaaaaattgtacatatttaattaaaaattttaattgttattcaaattcatatttgaaTATCTTGAACATTATCTATTAAATAAACTTATTTGTCAAatacttgattaaaataaattaaaaattattttttgtgtatattataattaataaattaaaattaattcataaaaaataaactaaagtttaaaataataaagaagttgtaaataaaataatatataaaaatttaaaatttaatatcacaaattattatttgtaatcaaattcaaataatgggtactcaaatatcactattcaaattttatctcAACTCGTGACGGTAATAATTTTACTATTCAAACTCAATTATAAAGCactctaattttatttaatcgacTAAGTAATGCATGATACCCAATTGTAAGGTATTgattaaattatgtaattaatctttgtattttatcaaaatagtgaatttaatccttatataataaattgtcaaaattgaattcatatactttccaaaattaataATGTTGATCTAATTATTGGTGTAAAAATTTATTGCTATCTATACTAACATTACATTGGAGTGTATTGACATGGTATTTAATTCGATGACATAACATTCAAAAATGATATAATGATTATTCTAACATGacattgataaaatttaaacataaattttaaatgataatatgGAGCTATTATGCTAATGAGGTGTCATCTTATGAATTCATTATCTTATTTTAACCATACATAGCTTTTAAAGAGCATGGGAAGCCTAATTTTTTGCTTATGTAATATATGTTCTATTTagttaaaagagaaaatgatatGGATTTTTTAGGTGATGATATGGAATTGTCTAATTGGATGTTATTAGGTCTAAATTGCAAAAATGTcacattaataatataataatatcacatcaacatttaaaaatttatatacatatttaatcAATATTACGCAAGTATAATTATTACATTATTCTTAGATATTATATTAACATGAGTATGTCATATCATTATAGTCaaatacatattaatatatataatgaaaaaATTCTAACatcattaaatattatattgatattatcaattttaaaaaaatacaatgatctaaattttataaattattatataaaaataaaatttaatattttgacagaatataaaaaataattgtataATTTGACCTAAAATATCCATTCACATCCTTACCTAGTAGGTTTTACAAATTTATAGCAAAACCATTATAATTGGGGCATAAAATGtatttgaagaaaattatttattgactTATGTTTGAAATAGTGGTGTTAATAGACAATAAGTCAGGTCTTGGCATGATCAAATCAAGCCTActtatgatttgttttttgaTTGTTGATGTGAAAGGTAAAAAATATCACAAGATCATGTTATCACGTCAAATTAATATGTcattttatcattaattatgatatgtcaTTATCTCacattatcattaattattatatgttAGTAAACTACGTTAATGTCACAtaacattaaataataaatgatattttgattgaatCAATCATTGATAATAATtgcttatttgattcaaaataaaaatataaaaatttatttgactcaaaataaaagtataatgacctgattgaacataataagagtataaagatttatttgaattatcttaaatagtttaggagatttttcatatattatgccaatttaaatttataaagagaaatatatatctcttattttatatttttttcttttcactaaTCAAATTCGatatattaaaatgaaattgttaAAGTTTAATTGTCAAAATACCCTTTCAATTCTCATTGAATGATTAACTTAAAATCTAATAGATTTTCATATGCACTaaacaaataatttacaaaatttcatcatccatttctttttgttatttattttgcttttttcctttctgaAAATATAGATGTTGTCAATTATTGAGTTTGAGCATAATCAACCTTTTTTAACATGCAGAGGCAATTTTCCCACAATGTGTTGGAGCCAGTGGCTGCAATAGCTCGATTAAGATATAATATTATCCAATAgcagtcttttttttttatgagttATACTCCAAACCCTTTACCTTCCCGTGCTTCTAAAATGTTTAGATGATGAGGTTGAGTGAATTATTAGACAGCAATAATTGGAAAATGTCGTTGGATTCCCAGTTTACTTTTCCGTCAAAGTCCAATGAAACATTTAGAGATTCAGATTGCAGATAAAATCTGTTTGCTTCAAGTTCTTGAGAATGATTGTACTTCAGTTGGGCGTTGGACCCATCATCGAAAAGTGGACTTTGTTTAGCTTTGTTATGAAGGGTTCTGGTTATCACTGCACCTGCTCTCGCTCCATCACCTGATGATGTTAGGTTTGATGGTTACTTTGCTTCCCTTTCTGTCCATTACTCACCATCCCCGCCTTTTATTCTTTGAGTCTCAGAAACGCCCAAAGGGGCCCACCCTTGTCTGAGTAAAGGCCACGTTTGGTATGCAATTGCAATAAGCCTCCAACGGATTATATTATGGCCGCAtgagaaaatgagattaaaggCTAAACATATAGACAATCTAGGGTTTGTTTGGCCATTTGTAGCAAGTAAATATTATGAACAATTCTactatttattttaaagattGTTAATAATTTTGCAAATGAACTTTGCATGTGTGTATAATAATGGAGTTTCATTGCATCTAAATCTCAAGCACTAACTAAAagtttttaagatttttgagAATAACAAATGAAATGTCATAAAACAAATAGTACGCtatctattttattaaaaaattatactactaaatattttattaaaaagaataataccTACTGCTAAGTTTCTTTGAGGCACGCAAACACGCCCTGGCCAGTACATGTGTTTCTTTAAGCCAAAGTGCAAGTCACATGTTCCTCCCTAAAATCACGTGCCCCCATTCTCCACCCTCTCGCGCACAAGAAGGCACTGAGTGACAGACAAACACTTCTTCATACAGCCACTTTCAGACTTTCTTCCACATGCCACCCGCGCGTCAGCCTCAATTCCATAAAGCACGCGTAAAAGTCACGCTCTAATTAAACCCAAAACCtcagggttttttttttccctcaaaaattcaaaattcaaatcccCCTTAAAATCAGACGACTGTCACCCCGTTCCGTCAAGCCTAACGGCGAGCACCACCTTACGTCATCTCCTTCCTATATAAGGcctcattttctctttcatgtCCACAACAAACCCCTCGCGATCctccataaaagaaaaagcctCCACTCAAAAACTTCTGCTCTCATTCTCTGAAACCTCTTAATCTTTGGAAAATGCGTGAGATTCTTCATATTCAGGGAGGCCAATGCGGCAACCAGATCGGTGCCAAGTTTTGGGAGGTGGTTTGTGCCGAGCACGGGATAGATTCCACGGGacggtaccaaggagacaacgAGTTGCAACTGGAGCGCGTCAATGTTTACTACAATGAAGCGAGTTGCGGGAGGTTCGTTCCACGCGCCGTCCTTATGGATCTCGAGCCTGGTACTATGGACAGTGTTAGATCGGGGCCGTACGGGCAGATTTTCAGACCCGACAACTTTGTTTTCGGGCAGTCCGGTGCGGGGAATAACTGGGCCAAGGGTCATTACACGGAAGGGGCTGAGTTGATTGACTCAGTGCTTGATGTGGTGAGGAAAGAAGCCGAGAACTGTGACTGCTTGCagggtaaaatgatatttaaatttttaaggcgTTGTTTTCTATTTCTCGTTTTGTTATTTGGAGAGAGGAGTATGAGTAAGAAGGATTTCGTGGCTTCATTTCTTGTATTGGTTGgttttttaaatggtttttggATATTACTTTAGATATTTAGTACGAATCTGAGAATTTATGGAGGTTTTTGGGGTTTATTTGcatgtttaaattgatttttcaacttaatatATGATTGATTTCCTGTGATTGCTTAAGTAAATGTTATCTGGAAAAGTGATTTGAAAACTATCTCACTTGCTTGCTTCTGGTCTAAAGATTTATGGGCTCTAACGAGgtatttcctctttttttttgtgtattttaagtttttactccaattgatttttttttgtacaaaTCATTGtacaacaaatttcaatattCATAATGAAGATCCTCTGTTTGGTTGCttaaataattgataaataatattaacttGAATGTATGCTTGAAAACCTGTTTTTATGCCTTTTAGATCGTTTATTTCAATGTTGAGCTAGATGGTTCTTAAAAACATGCAATGGTGATTTAAAATGTTGTGTAACTGTTGCCTAGCTTTGTATTGGAATTTGCTTTCCTATATTACCTGGCATCCATTCTTGTTGATTATGATTTagtgatctttttttttttcttcaaaaaattttcaggATTTCAAGTATGCCACTCAATGGGAGGTGGAACTGGGTCAGGCATGGGAACACTTCTCATTTCCAAGATCAGAGAAGAATACCCAGACAGAATGATGCTCACCTTTTCTGTGTTCCCATCCCCTAAGGTGTCTGACACTGTTGTTGAACCTTACAATGCCACTCTCTCTGTTCACCAGCTTGTTGAGAATGCAGATGAATGCATGGTTTTGGATAATGAAGCTTTGTATGATATTTGCTTCCGAACTCTCAAGCTCACCACTCCAAGCTGTAAGTCAAAAACCTTTCATGCTCTTGGCATTTTTTATCCTGCTGATGCATGTTTCCTTTTAAGCTGGTTGTGAAAATTCTGCTAATCTCAGCACTGGCTTCTGTTTGAATGCAGTTGGAGACTTGAACCACCTGATTTCTGCCACCATGAGTGGGGTAACTTGCTGCCTCCGTTTCCCTGGTCAACTCAACTCAGATCTGCGCAAGCTTGCTGTTAATCTTATTCCATTCCCTCGGCTGCATTTCTTCATGGTTGGCTTTGCTCCACTTACATCTCGAGGGTCCCAACAGTACAGGGCCCTTACTGTACCAGAGCTCACTCAACAAATGTGGGATGCCAAGAACATGATGTGTGCTGCCGATCCTCGCCATGGCCGATACTTGACTGCTTCAGCCATGTTCCGTGGCAAGATGAGCACCAAGGAGGTTGATGAACAGATAATTAATGTGCAGAACAAGAACTCATCCTACTTTGTGGAGTGGATCCCCAATAATGTGAAGTCTACCGTTTGTGATATTCCTCCAACTGGTTTGAAGATGGCCTCAACATTCATTGGAAACTCAACTTCAATTCAGGAAATGTTCCGGAGAGTCAGTGAGCAGTTCACAGCTATGTTCCGTAGGAAGGCTTTCTTGCATTGGTACACTGGAGAAGGTATGGATGAGATGGAGTTTACTGAGGCTGAGAGCAACATGAATGATCTGGTTTCTGAGTACCAACAATACCAAGATGCAACAGCTGATGAGGAGGGGTATGAATATGAGGAAGAGGAGGATGAACTTCAGGACGACGCCTAATAGTAGTGTGTTTGTTTCTGGCTTTTTGTTTGCTGCCTTAATATTGTggagttctttttttttttacctgaATACCTTGTTTGGGTGTTTGGATTGTGGTTATGTGGCTAGTCTCCTGGCTTATGGTTTTTGTTTGCTTATGGTAGTTTAGAGAGTTTTGTTTACGAACATCTTTACCATCAATAGTTGGTGAATGCATATGGATTTTCAACTTAAATCATTTGCAATGGTTGTATTGCATGTTATTTTTGGTAATGTTAATCTGCCTTGGTTGAAGAGAAGTG
This window encodes:
- the LOC18605568 gene encoding uncharacterized protein LOC18605568 isoform X2 — its product is MANKRQKFARKQYKEAHPELFPTPQPTQAKDPDKKKKKKYKKSQFKRKKEESKEPKHLNKPYKKGIRKHPLRIPGMKPGESCYICKAKDHIAKLCPQKAQWDKHTICLLCRHRGHSLKNCPEVMDKKLCYNCGETGHSLSKCPQPLQDGGTKFAKCFICKEIGHLSKSCPKNTHGVYPKGGCCKICGGVSHLAKDCPDKGKKASAAATRGCASFEHGERPTGQVTKFISGDDLEDDFVTADFASTENDASDAKDANSASGMAVHDECKLKFLELKAKRNYRFIVFKIQDQQVVVDKVGSPQETYDDFQASLPADECRYAVFDFDFITSENCQKSKIFFIAWSPDTSKVRSKMVYASSKDRFKRELDGIQVELQATDPSEMSFDIIKGRAL
- the LOC18605569 gene encoding tubulin beta-1 chain, with the translated sequence MREILHIQGGQCGNQIGAKFWEVVCAEHGIDSTGRYQGDNELQLERVNVYYNEASCGRFVPRAVLMDLEPGTMDSVRSGPYGQIFRPDNFVFGQSGAGNNWAKGHYTEGAELIDSVLDVVRKEAENCDCLQGFQVCHSMGGGTGSGMGTLLISKIREEYPDRMMLTFSVFPSPKVSDTVVEPYNATLSVHQLVENADECMVLDNEALYDICFRTLKLTTPSFGDLNHLISATMSGVTCCLRFPGQLNSDLRKLAVNLIPFPRLHFFMVGFAPLTSRGSQQYRALTVPELTQQMWDAKNMMCAADPRHGRYLTASAMFRGKMSTKEVDEQIINVQNKNSSYFVEWIPNNVKSTVCDIPPTGLKMASTFIGNSTSIQEMFRRVSEQFTAMFRRKAFLHWYTGEGMDEMEFTEAESNMNDLVSEYQQYQDATADEEGYEYEEEEDELQDDA